ACTTATCCCTTTGTCATACGCTGCCATTTTAGGTGGAACCCTGACATTGATCGGCACCTCTACCAACTTGATCATCAATAGCTTTGTTGAAGATGCGGGTTTGCCAAGCTTAAACTTTTTCACACCTACCTTGATCGGTTTAGCGGTTTTGGTCGGTGGCGTATTGATCCTTATCCCTCTGAGCTATTTCTTACCCAGCTACGATGATGGGTCGCAGGACGATCTGCCTTACTTCTTAGAAGCAAGAGTGGAGCCGGGCTCACCGCTAGTTGGCCGTAGTGTAAGTGAGAATAACCTTCGAGCATTGAGAAAACTGTTCTTAGCAGAAGTGATTCGCGACGGTAAGACCACGGCATCGATTGACCCTGATTTTATTCTTCAAGCTCGTGATCGATTGCTGTTTTGTGGCGATGTCGAGAGTGTGGCGACACTACAAGAAATTCAAGGTTTAACCCTGTTTGGTCAGCATCATTTGAATGGTCAGAGTTTTGTTGAAGTTGTAGTGAGCTCGTCGGCAAGCTTCTGTAATAAAACATTAAAAACCAGTCAGTTTAGAGACCGTTTCGATGCGGTTGTGGTTGCTATTCGTCGTGGCCATGAACGCCTTGAAGGTGGTCTTGGAAACATCATATTGACCGCTGGTGATACTTTGATTTTGGTTCCCGGCAAACGCTTTGAAGAGCAGCGTCAGCAACACAACAAAGAGTTTGTGTTGATGAATGACTTAGATTCGAGTGCCAAGCTTGATGCAGATAAGTCGACGTTCGTGTTGCTTGGTTTTGCCAGTGTGATTGGCCTCGCTCTGGTTGACGCAGTGCCAATTATCAAAGGCTTAGCTGGTTTTCTACTGTTGCTGGTGGCATTTGGCGTGGTACAGCTGGGTGAGCTCCGCCGCCGTTTCCCAGTCGATATTGTAGTGATCGTGGGGTCTGCACTTTCTATTGCCCAACTGATGATTTCATCGGGTTTGTCTGAGCGCATGGGGCTGATGTTCATGGAGGCATTTAATGGTTGGGGCGTATTCGGTGCGTTAGTTGCGACCTACTTTATGACCTTGGTTCTGACTGAGCTGGTGACCAATAATGCGGCCGCAGCACTCTCATTTCCGATTGGCTACAGTATGGCAGTAGGCTATGGAGTTGACCCTATGCCGTTCATTATGGCGGTACTGTTTGGTGCCAGTGCCAGTTTTATCTCTCCATACGGCTACCAAACCAACTTACTTGTTTATAGCGTAGGTAATTACCATTTAACGGATTATCTACGTATTGGTATTCCAATCTCGATTGTTTATTCGGGTTTGGTATTGACCCTAATTCCTTATTTTTTCCCATTTTAATGCTGTTTATTTAAAGGACTAATTATGACCGCAGTACTCAAACCTAAAGATGAGAATGTTGTGTGGCATCAACACTCGATTGATAAAACATTTCGCGCGGATCTGAAATCACAAAAGCCAGCCGTGCTCTGGTTCACGGGGTTGTCTGGTTCTGGTAAATCGACAGTCGCTGGAGCATTAGAAAATCGCTTGGCACAGCTTGGTTACCATACTTACTTATTGGATGGTGACAATGTGCGTCATGGCTTATGTAGCGACCTTGGCTTCTCTGAACAAGATCGTCGAGAGAATATTCGTCGTATTGGCGAGCTTGCTAAATTGATGGCAGATGCAGGCTTAATTGTGCTGTCTGCTTTTATTTCTCCACATCAAGCGGAACGACAACTTGTGCGAGATTTATTACCTGAAGGCGAGTTTCTTGAGGTGTTCGTTAATACGCCATTAGAGGTTTGCGAACAGCGTGACCCTAAAGGTTTGTATAAGAAAGCACGTGCGGGAGAAATTCTTAACTTCACAGGGATTAGTTCGACTTACGAAGCGCCAGAGAACCCTGAGATTGATCTACCAGCAGGAGAGAAGACGATCGATGAATTGGTAGAGTTGTGTATTGATGCGTTGGAGAAGCGAAATATTTTAGCCAATTGAGATCGTTGGTATGACTAAGGCTGCCAACTTGCTTATCGTTTTATTCATGACTGATAAGTAGTGCAGCCTTGGTTTACCGAGACAAGAAACCTACCTTTTAGATTCTCTTTATTCTTCTCAATACACTTCACTTTTTACACCGTCTATTTTTTACACCGTCGATTGTCTAGACGGTGTAATTCACGCTGCTTTTTACTTCTGTCTGAACCGTGAATTTTTGGCTTAATAGCGCAATCAATTGGTCGTAATACTGCGTGTTTGGCTTGTTGCCAAGTAAGGTACAAAGCTCATTACCTGTTGGGCTGAATCGGTAGTAAACCAGCTTCACCCCTTTTGATAACGGTGCCAGTGACATACTCTTACCTTGATAGGTTAGGTGCAGAGCTGGATCGAAATCAATTTCTCCAGACTCTAACTCAGTGCCCAGAATGATACCGAGTTCAATCAAATGGAGCAGACTAGAGTAGGGAAGGTTATGCCCACCAAGGTTGATGGTGTTGGTGGTGTCCCTTTTGCCAAAACTAAATAGTCCTGCGTGAGATTTGAAGCCGAGTAAGAGCTTTCTGCTGTTATCGCTACCAAAGCTACAACCCAGTGATGCAGCTCTTTGTAGGGTCAGTGCTTCCTTTGGCGTCATGTCTTTTAAGATCTGAAGCGCCTTCATCGACGTCGAGCCTGGGTTAGTGACCTCTCGTTTCAGTACTTGAGCCCATAGCCTTTGCATCGATGTATTGTGGATCTCTTGTGCCATATCGAAAAAGCGGTACAGCCAGTCCTGATCCGGGTCTCCAGCCGCTTCATCCTTACATGAAGAGTGCGCCAACTTTAGAATCTGTTCTAGGTTCTTTTGGCGAAGCTCTCTACGTTTTTTCTCTCGCAATAGTGCCCGTTCGATAAGGGTACTCTCACCTCTATCGTTTGGCTTTGCATTGTGACTAATTAAAGAATCGAGGCCGAAGCTTTGTGCGATGTGCAGCATTCTGCTGGCACTGTCGGCAATATGAGGCTTTTTCTCATGCTTGTGCTGTGTATCGCTAGCATGCTCGATGATCACTGGCTGTTTGGTTTCTGACATAAGAGTACCCTAAGGAAACGACTTAACTGTCTAAAATGTAACTCTTTATCTTATTGGTGGCTAGATTTTGCGTGCAGAGTTGAAGGTTTCAACAAAATTTTACTGTTGCTAATGATAATAAAATGTTAAATTTGTTGTAGTTCTCAAGGAGGAGTTATGAATCAAGTCAATGATAACAAGCTGAAGAAACAGCTTTGTATAGGGTTATTACTCGCGACTTATGTCGCTGTGCTAGCTTACTTATCTAATTACATTGCGTAATTCAGAAGAAAATTATCGTTATTAAACTGTTATTGAATGATATCACTCGTTCAGTGACGGCAGCTCATCCTTGAGCCACCCTTCTAATGACTACATGTCGTCATATTCTTCAATCGCAGTACCTTCAATAAGATAACCGGTTTGCGCTAAGTCATGGCTGATCGACTCAGTTTTCAGCGTACCGACTAAATAAATCACATCCCATAACTGCTGTATTGGTGCACCTTTCGGGAACTTCACGTAGATGATTTGGTTCGGTGGTGGCGGTGGTACGTGGATACATGCGCCAAAGTAGGGTACTAGCAGAAACTCAGTGATCATATTCTCATCACCTTCCAATGGAATCACAAAACCAGGAATCTTTACTGTGCTGCCATTCAGTTCTGGGCGAACAGCACCAAGTGTCGATTGTTGAGGTTTGTCCATACTATTGTGGTCAACCATCGGCATGCCAAATGAATCTAGTTGAGCACGCTCTGATTCTGGAATCAAATCAATCCAATCAAGTGTTAACACCGATTCGTCGTTCTGAGTGGTTTCAGCGTGAGCTGTGCTGATAAATGGGAACAGAAGTAGCCCAAATATCAGGAGGAATTTGCGTTGCATCGTAGGTTCCTATTTTAGATTCGAATGGTCATGCCATCAGATAATGACTGACGGTAAGCCCTGAAAGCGGGAATAAAGCCGATAATGATTCCGGCAACTTGCACCAACATAAGCAGTTTCCACTCATGAGGTGTGATTGCGGATATCGATATGTTGATACCATAACTTTGTTGCACAATAGGAGCAACCACTGCGATCAGAGCAAACAACACCGCAACACCTAATGTAATGCCAAGGAAGGTTAGCGCACTGGCTTCACTGATCAGTAAACCAAACACATGACGAGGTCTGGCACCCATCGCACGCAGAATGGCCATCTCTCGACGTCTTTCTTGCAAGCTAGTGAGTAGACTACTCAGCATCCCTAGCAGTCCCGCGACTACAACAAACCCTGAAACAATCAGCAGTGCTTGCTCTGCCACTGCCATCATTCCCCACAATTCGTGAAGTGCAATGCCCGGCATAATGGCGCTCAAAGGTTCTTGGCGGTAGTTATTGATTTCTCGTTGCAGTGCGAAGGTTTGGATCTTCGAGTTAAGGCCAATCATCATCGCGGTAATCTGCTTTGGTTGGAAGTCACGTTGCTTTAGCGCTTCAGCATCCGGTGTGTGCCCGAGGTTAGCTCCCGATTCCCAACCAACGTGAATCGCTTCAATGGCCTCTAACGAAACATGCACCGTTTTATCTACTGGTGTGCCGGTTGGCGCGAGTATTCCGACAATGGTGAAGGGCAGATTGTCGTGGCGACTGAAGGCGACATCACTGATACCGTGCGCCAGAATGATGTGATCACCAATCTTGTAATCTAACTTCTTCGCGACATCGGCACCAATCACGACATCAAATAGCTGATTAAACTCTTTACCTTGCTGAAAAGTAAGTGGTTGCTTACTTCCATAGCGATAATTCTCGAAGTAGCTATGGTTAGTGCCCATTACGCGGAAGCCTTTATGTGAATCACCCAATGAGATTGGGATCGCCCACTTTACAGCGTTGTGCTGGCTAAATTCTTCATAGCTTTTCCAGTCGATGTTGTTGGTCGCATTACCGATTCGAAATACGGAATAAAGCAGCAGGTTTACCTGACCTGAGCGGCCACCGACGATAAGGTCAGTACCTGAAATCGTATTCGCAAAGCTGCTCTTAGCTTCGGTTCTTACACGTTCCACACCGAGCAAGAGAATCACTGACACCGCCACGGTGAGAATAGTCAGAATGGCTGTGGCTTTACGGTTGAGTACGCTTTTTAAGGCTAAGTGAGTAATTACTTTCATACGACAACCTTAGCTTGGTTAACGGTTTTTAAATCTATGGTTCGAGTGAACAGTTTTTCTAGTGTTGGATCGTGACTAACAAAGATCAAGGTAGAACCCGCCTGATTCGCTTGTTCTAGCAACAGTTCGATAAAGGCTTCTCGGTTGTCATGATCCAGAGCTGATGTCGGTTCGTCGGCAATAATGATTTTGGGTTGGCCGATCAAAGCACGAGCGGCAGCAACACGTTGTTGTTGACCAATACTCAACTCGGTAACGGGCTTGTCCATGAGAGCTTGAGGTAGCTTTAATCTGAGCAACAACTCTTGAGCGGTGGCTTGCAGGCTGTTCTGACTTTTAGTGACTTGCTGCTTACGAATCTTAGAAAACTGACAAGGAAGCGTCACGTTGTCGATGACTGACAAGTAAGGAAGCAGGTTAAATTGTTGGAATATATAACCAATATGATCGGCTCTGAATTTGTCTCTCTGGCGAGGTGTTAGCTGTGTGAGATCTTGGCCAAGGATAGATACTTCGCCTTGTTCAGCTTGGTTGATTCCGGTCAGTAACCCTAACAATGTTGATTTCCCGCAACCACTAGGCCCTTTGATGAAAAGGTGCTCTTGGGCTTGGATATGCAGTGAGGTGATCTCTAGCGTTGGGGGCAATTCAGGCTTCCAACGAAAGCTGATATTTTCGAGTTTGACCACAAGTGATGAACTGTCAAAAGACATATTAGCTCCAATAATTAAAGCGGTGTCTCTACTGGACAGTTATCAGAATAATAAATTCCCAGAGCACACCGGTTTGTACAGCCAAGTAAGTGAACACTTACTTGGCTGCTTATCTACGTTTAATTCAATCTAATACTAATTAGAATCGAAAACTAATACGATCTGCGTTAAGCACTTCTTGAATTTGAGCACTGTCAGTTAGCAGGTTTACAGTCATTGATTTTGTGTTGCTGAACTTAGAGAACCACTGAGTATTCACGGTATCCAGTTTTTCAATGTCAGAACATTGGTAGTGGTACTCGACAGTGAACTCACCGTGGCCGCCTTCTGAGTGGTCATGGCCTTCGTGGTCATCATGATCGTGCTCAGCATGGTCATGGCCTTTGTGGTCGTCATGATCGTGTTCTGCGTGGTCATGGCCTTTGTGGTCATCATGATCGTGTTCTGCGTGGTCATGGCTTTTGTGGTCATCATGATCGTGTTCTGCGTGGTCATGGCCTTTGTGGTCGTCATGATCGTGCTCTGCGTGGTCATGGCCTTTGTGGTCGTTATGATCGTGTTCTGCATGGTCATGGCCTTCATGGTTATCATGATCGCCTTCCAAGGTGTTAGTCACTGACTTGAACTTCAGAGTACAACTTGCATTATTGAAACCAAATAGATCTTCTGGCTTGTTTAATTGCGCGATAGCTTGTTCAAACACTTTCTTTTGCTCAGCCGTTTCTGGAGCATGCTCAAAGCCAACCACATCAGCACCGGGTGCTGTCACTTCAACAAGTAGCTCTTGTCCATCTTGAGCGATGTTCACTTCAACTTTACCGTGCACGTGTGCTTCGTGAGAGCGGAATTCTTCGTTAGCTAGAACACTAGCAGAGACAGTCATGCCGATAACAACGGCTAAGATAGTAGGTTTCATGTTTTTTTCCTGAATAAAGGTTAATTAAAAAGTAGTGGTAATTAAGCGATATTTACAGGAGGTGAGCGTGCCAAATAAGCGAAATATAGGCGTTGTAACGAAATAACTGACTCTGTGATAGCGACAGTAAATTCCGAATGGAACTCTGGGATCTGTGGAAGTGAGTGTGCCGTAATAAACTGATTTATCGAAAACAGCTCACAATGGTGTGAGGTGTGGTGTTCTGGTGCGATATCTACTATGTGCGTTGCGGCTAACACGCTTAACATGAGCATAAGCCCAAGCAAGAAGCCTGTTTTGCGTTTCACATTGTTAGGTGTTTTTTGCCACATCAGGATGATTAACCACAGAATTAAAAAAGGATACTGTTATAATATAACAATATCCTTTGGTTAGGTCTCGAAAAAGACGCGAATATCTTATTAAAGACTCGCTTTAATCAATTCAATGACTTGAGTGACTTCTGCTTCGTTTAATGCACCTTCTTTAACAAACAAGATTTTACCTTGCTTGTCTTGAACGATAATCGCTGAGCTTTCTTCTTTCAGAGCCCAAGATGACGCAACGGCGCCGTCTTCATCTAGAACCATAGAAGACCATGGAAACTCTTCTTTGCTACTTTCTGCTGACGATTTAACAAAAGAACCCGTACCCCAGATAGCATCATCTTGGTTGATGATGGTGGTGGTTTGGTAGCTGTCTTCTGAGAACTTCGAGGCGGTAATGGCGGCCATCAATGGTGCGTTTAGCTCTTTAGAGCTGCTGCGACCTGCAATAGCTTGAACGACACGAACTTTACCTAGGAGATTGTTGGTTGCCCAAGCTTGATATCCGGTGTTTCCGTCGTTTAGTACGATTTCACCATAACTGCTAACATCGACAGCAGGCAGAGTTGCACCTACAGATAGGTTGTGAGCATTGGCGAAGAGTGGAGAGGCTGCGGCTAAAAAAGCCAGTAGAGTTTTGTTTTTCATTATATTTTTGTTCCGCTTATTGGTTTGCACAGGAAGTATAATATGAAATTTGAAAAATGCCTCTTTAACTTTTTTATCGTACGGCGTGGAAAGAAGTTGCAGGCTTGTTACCGAAAGGTATAATGCATCAATATCGAGATGAACAATAGATTATCTTGCTGTTTGCTAAAGGAATTAGCGATTAAATCTGCTTTGAATAGTGATGCTGTTCAGGTATGTGACTGTAGTACTCAAATGGAATTGAGGTTGTATTATGTTAAGAAAGTTTTCTACTTACCGTCCACATCAAGTGGCGCGTTTCGTTAAAGTCCTGTTCAAAGGCCAATTTGCTATTGAAGGTGTTGGGGAGTTTCGCTTCGACCAAGGCAAGGTGCTTCTTCCTGAAGTTTCAGACAAACAAAAGCTCACTATTTTTAAAGAAGTTAACGGTACTATTGCAGCGTTGCCGGTGTAACTGCGCTTTATCGATTTGTTTACACCGAATAGATTAACAATGAAAAGGGCTTCTTAATGGAAGCCCTTTTTTAATGCGTGTCGTTCTCGCTGGTATGTCGAGCTGTACTTTATTGTGGAGGGAAGCAGACACCGGTGCCACCCAACCCGCAATACCCATTTGGATTTTTAGCTAGGTATTGCTGGTGGTAGGTTTCTGCGAAAAAATATTTTCCAGCAGGCAGAACTTCCGTCGTGATCTCGTTGCCTAAAGATTCAGTTATTGCTCGTTGATATTCACGTTTAGAGTGCTCAGCGATAGATTGTTGTTCTTCACTGAAGGTGTAAATCGCGGAACGGTATTGAGTCCCTAAATCGTTGCCTTGGCGCATTCCTTGAGTTGGGTCATGACGCTCCCAAAAGGTTTCAAGTATTCGAGCTAGAGAGGTTTGTTCACTATCAAATATGACACGAACGACTTCGGTATGGCCGGTTTGCCCAGTACATACTTGTTCATAAGTGGGGTTAGCTGTGTATCCGCCAGCGTAACCAACGGATGTTGAAATAACGCCATCCAATTGCCAAAACAAACGCTCAGCTCCCCAGAAGCATCCCATACCAAACAGGACTTCTTGTTGAGAGCCCGTAGGCGTATCGAGCAGGTCGGTTTGGTTAACGAAATGGCGCTCAGTGATTCGAATTGGGTCAGCATTTCCCGGTAGTGCGGTTGCTGCAGAAACCAGTTGTTGTTTGTTTAGCATGTTATATTCCTTTTCGCATACGTTTACCGCGCTGGCTTTTATTTACTGTGGGTTCATATTAACGGTTGGTCAAGATTGAATAAGTCTTTAAATTAGACCGTGTTATTCCAGGATTTATTACAGACTCAATGCTTTTTTAGCGGTATTATTTCTTTTCACTTATTAACGTATTGATAACTTCTTCACCCATTAAACATGATAAGAAAAACTTTACCAGTTCTGATTGGCACTCTACTGTCATCGACGCTCGCTTTCGCTGATGTTTCCCTTGAAATTAAAGGGCTGGATGGAGCGCTTGAGGATAATGTTGATGCTTATCTTAGTGCGATCCCTGAAGAAGAGTATTCGGTTTCATTAAGGTTCCAGTCTCGCTTGGAATCTATGATAAAAGAAGCCCTGAATGCGTTAGGCTACTACCAACCTATTATCACGTTTACTCACTCCGAAGATGATACCGAGTTGACCGTTACGGTTGAGGCGGGAGAGCCTGTTGTTATCTATACTTCCGATATCGTTCTGACTGGTGAAGCCAAAGATGATCCAGACTTTTTAGCCTTGATTGCCAAGAGTAAGTTGTCCAAAGGTTCGATTTTGAATCATGGTAATTATGACTCTTTGAAATCGTCGATACGCAACCTTGGCTTAGCGAAAGGCTATTTCGATGGGGCATATGCTCTCAGTAAGCTAGAAGTCGCCCCTGAATTAAACCGAGCTTATGTTCGTCTTCATTATAACAGTGGTATACGCTACCACTTTGGTACCACTCAGGTTACTGGTAGCCAGATTGAAGAAGATAAGGTGCAGTCACTCAAACCATTTGAGGATGGCGAACCTTACTCGATAACCAAAGTCGGTGAGTACAACCAAAACCTGTCCAATACGGATTGGTTTTCTTCTGTTTTTGTTGAACCTGATTTAAGCCAATTGGGCGAAGGCCGTGAAATTCCGATGAAGGTCAGCCTTGCTCCGCAAGCGCGTAACCAAATCGAAACAGGTATCGGTGTATCAACAGACCTTGGTGTAAAAGGCACCCTAAAATGGAAGAAACCTTGGGTTAACGAGAAAGGTCATAGCTTTAATAGTAGCCTGTCGATCTCCAAGCCCGAGCAGACGATTACCGCGACTTATAAAATCCCATTGGATGACGTGCTTAATGACTACTATCAAATTAAGTACGGTATGAAGAATTTGGATAATCGAGATACCAAAAGTTTGGAGTCAAACTTAGCCTTAGAAAGATATTGGCGTCTGGATAATGGCTGGCAACGTACTGTATTTATTCGATACTTGGTCGAAAACTATGAACAAGGTTTGCAAGATGACTTAGCGCAATTCGTGTTGCCGGGTATCTCTTTCTCGCGAACTCGAACGCGTGGTGGGTCGATGCCGATGTGGGGCGATAAACAAACCATTATGGTTGAGGCTGCTGATGACACCTTATTATCGGAAACTAAGGTGGTGCGTTTTCAAGGGCAAACAGCATGGATTCGCAGCATTGGTAATAATCACCGCGGTTTAACTCGCCTTCAATTCGGCGGTAACTTTGCCGACGAGTTTGAAAAGCTGTCTCCCTCTCTAAGATTCTTTGCTGGTGGTGATAATAGCATTCGTGGTTATGGCTATGAGTCTATCTCTCCTCGAGATGAAAGTGGCGCACTAACCGGCGCAAAATACATGGCAACCAGCTCGTTTGAATACCAATACCGCTTAGTTGGAAACTGGTGGGGTGCTGCATTCTACGATATTGGTGATGCATTCAATGATAAGCCAGAGTGGAAGCACGGCACCGGTGTCGGGGTGCGTTGGGCCTCTCCTGTAGGTCCTGTGAGTTTAGACTTTGCTTGGGGCCTAGATGCGAAGAAAGGCGATGAGTTCCAACTGCACTTTAGTTTAGGGCCTGAATTATGATTAACGTTGTGGGTAAGTGCATAAAATGGACTTCGATTTCATTGACGTCTATTTTGCTATTGTTGATAGCCTTGCTCGGTTTTGTTTTGTTCACCAATCCGGGGTTGAACACCGTGCTGTGGGGCGCTGAAAAAGCATTGCCACAACTTAAAGTGGAAAGTACTAAAGGCGCTCTTTTTCCAAGCTTTACGCTTAATAATGTCCAGTTCAAAGATGATAGCCTTCATATCGATACTAAGGTTCAAAAGCTGAACTTGGCTATTAATCCACGCTGTCTGCTCGATCCTAAGCTGTGTGTCGATCGTTTAGCTATTCAAGGGTTGGACTTCGCATTTACTGAATTACCGCCAGCTTCTACAGAAGAAGCAGAGCCTACACCGCCCGTAACATCGGTGAAAACACCACTACCAATAGTGATCAACCGTATTGCTTTGTCTGATATCAAACTGAATATCTTGGGGCATGAAATTGAATGGAGCTTGTTCTCCACAGCTCTGAGTATGCAGGGTGAAAAGCTGACGGTATCGCCAACCTTGTTCAATGACCTCAAAGTTAAGCTTGCTGAGTCGACAAAAGAACCGCAAACCGAAAAGGTAGAGCCAGAATCAACCGTTAAAACAGCGATCGAGCTGCCTGAAGTCTGGATTCCTTTACAGGTTGTACTGGAGCGTTTTGACCTCAACCGTTTCACCTTAGAACAAGAAACCCCAATTGTAGTGAACCACCTTGGGCTAGAAGCTCGAGCAGGTAAACATACGGTAGATGTTTCCACTCTAGACCTCGATATGCCACAAGCAAGCGCTAATCTTGCGGCTAAGGTTGAGCTTAAAGGTGGTTACCCGTTAGATCTTTCTTTAGATGCTTTGGTGAAAGAAACCGACCTTGCTGGCCAGAAACTGTCGCTGAAGGCGCAAGGCAGCGTGGCTAAACTGCATCTAGATTCTCAGTTTTCTGAATCGATTGAGGCAAAACTGTCTGGGGATATTCAACCCCTAGAGCCAACTCTACCATTTGACCTTCTTTTAGAGGGAGGTAAAGCGCAATGGCCTCTTACCGGAAAAAGCGATTACCAAGCTGCAATTGATAAATTCAAAGCCAATGGCTCATTAGATGGTTTTAATGTGCAGCTCAAAGGCGAAGCTAATGGTAAGGATATTCCTGCGTTAGCCATCGACCTACAGGGTAAAGGTACCACTGAGCAGATTGAGCTCGAGCGTCTAAAGCTGAACACGCTAGGCGGTGAACTTAACGGTGTCGTTAAAGCGAACTGGAAGAGTCTCGTTAACTGGCAAGCTGACGTGACACTCAAAGATATTCAACCGGGCCTACAGTGGCCAGAAGCCGAGGGTAACATTAGCGGAAGCATAGTCACCTCGGGTGAGTTGACGGAAGCGGGCGGTTGGGCGATTGAGCTACCTAAGCTTGATATCGAGGGTATCTTGCGTGATTACCCGTTGGACATCGAAGGTCAGTTGTCAGCGTCGGATCGTAGTGCAAGTGGTGAGCCTAAACTGCAAACCAGCGGCTTGAGCTTGGCTCATGGTGTTAACTCGATTAAGGCACAGGGACAGCTTGATAAGCAATGGGATATGGGCGTTGATATTTACTTCCCTGAGCTGGTGAAAAGTGTTCCAGACTTGAAAGGACAAGTGATTGGTAACATCCAACTTAGCGGCCCCACGAAAGAGCCTGAAGTCGATCTTGCACTTAATGTTGATAAGGTCGATTGGAATAACGAAGCAACACTAGAATCCCTATCGCTTAATGGTTCGGTGGTTCCCCTACCATTGCCTGAAGCTCAAGCCGATCTTGTATTAAAAGCTAAGAACCTAACCTATCAAGATCAAAGCGTGGAAAGCATTGATCTTACGGTGAGTGGTGGCGAAAAGAAACACACAGTGACACTTGATGTGATATCCGACATCGTGTCGACTAGCTTGGCTATCTCTGGAGAATTGATTCAGAAGCCTTCTCTTATTTGGGATGGCTCGTTAGACAGAGTCAAAATCACCACTCAGCAGGGGCCTTGGGTATTAGACCAGCCTGTCGCGATAAAGGCGGATGTCGATAAGCAGTTTGCCGACGTTCAAGCTCACTGTTGGAAACAATCTAGTTCGAGTGTGTGTCTGGATGAGGATATCCGCGCCGGAAAATCAGGTGAGGCCAAGATTGCAATCAACCAGTTCGACTTCGAGCAGATCAAAGCCTTTGTTCCTAAAGAGACGCAACTGCAAGGTTTAGTGAATGTTAAAGCTCATGCCAAGTGGTCTGAACAAGGTGAGCCTGAGGTTACGGTAAGCGTTGATATGCCGAAAGGTCAGGTTGTTCAACAAGTTGGCGAGCCAATCACACTGGGTTGGGAAAGTGTTGCATTGAATGCCCAGCTAAAAGACAACAAACTGGATGCCGATTTTAATTTGGATGTTTCCGACAATGGTGATCTGTCTGGAACGGTGTCGCTACCGGATATTCTTGTCGAAGACAAAATGGTCGATGCTGCAATTAAGCTGACTACGTTCCACCTCGATTTCTTGCAACCAATCCTAGGTGAGTACAGCCTATTGAAAGCTGACCTTGAGAGTGTTCTTCAAGTTAAAGGCTCTTTGATGCACCCTCAAGTTTTTGGTCAGTTCTCGGTTGATGGTATTCAAGTCAAAGGCGATGTGACGCCTGTTGATGTGAAAGATGGCCGTATCGATCTCGACTTTGATGGTTATAGTGCAAAACTGGATGCGAATGTAGAAACGCCTGACGGTCATCTTGATATTGAGGGAACCGGAGATTGGCAAGATCTTAAAGCATGGCACTCTAACGTTAGAGTTTTTGCCGATGAGTTGATGGTTGATATCCCGCCGATGGTCAAGGTTAAGGTCGTACCTGATATGACTATTGATGTCACGCCCGAGCTGGCAAAAATTACGGGTGACATAGCA
This region of Vibrio sp. BS-M-Sm-2 genomic DNA includes:
- a CDS encoding DUF2796 domain-containing protein, which codes for MKPTILAVVIGMTVSASVLANEEFRSHEAHVHGKVEVNIAQDGQELLVEVTAPGADVVGFEHAPETAEQKKVFEQAIAQLNKPEDLFGFNNASCTLKFKSVTNTLEGDHDNHEGHDHAEHDHNDHKGHDHAEHDHDDHKGHDHAEHDHDDHKSHDHAEHDHDDHKGHDHAEHDHDDHKGHDHAEHDHDDHEGHDHSEGGHGEFTVEYHYQCSDIEKLDTVNTQWFSKFSNTKSMTVNLLTDSAQIQEVLNADRISFRF
- a CDS encoding DUF2607 family protein, coding for MWQKTPNNVKRKTGFLLGLMLMLSVLAATHIVDIAPEHHTSHHCELFSINQFITAHSLPQIPEFHSEFTVAITESVISLQRLYFAYLARSPPVNIA
- a CDS encoding YtfJ family protein, whose translation is MKNKTLLAFLAAASPLFANAHNLSVGATLPAVDVSSYGEIVLNDGNTGYQAWATNNLLGKVRVVQAIAGRSSSKELNAPLMAAITASKFSEDSYQTTTIINQDDAIWGTGSFVKSSAESSKEEFPWSSMVLDEDGAVASSWALKEESSAIIVQDKQGKILFVKEGALNEAEVTQVIELIKASL
- a CDS encoding DUF1107 family protein gives rise to the protein MLRKFSTYRPHQVARFVKVLFKGQFAIEGVGEFRFDQGKVLLPEVSDKQKLTIFKEVNGTIAALPV
- the msrA gene encoding peptide-methionine (S)-S-oxide reductase MsrA produces the protein MLNKQQLVSAATALPGNADPIRITERHFVNQTDLLDTPTGSQQEVLFGMGCFWGAERLFWQLDGVISTSVGYAGGYTANPTYEQVCTGQTGHTEVVRVIFDSEQTSLARILETFWERHDPTQGMRQGNDLGTQYRSAIYTFSEEQQSIAEHSKREYQRAITESLGNEITTEVLPAGKYFFAETYHQQYLAKNPNGYCGLGGTGVCFPPQ
- a CDS encoding autotransporter assembly complex family protein; this encodes MIRKTLPVLIGTLLSSTLAFADVSLEIKGLDGALEDNVDAYLSAIPEEEYSVSLRFQSRLESMIKEALNALGYYQPIITFTHSEDDTELTVTVEAGEPVVIYTSDIVLTGEAKDDPDFLALIAKSKLSKGSILNHGNYDSLKSSIRNLGLAKGYFDGAYALSKLEVAPELNRAYVRLHYNSGIRYHFGTTQVTGSQIEEDKVQSLKPFEDGEPYSITKVGEYNQNLSNTDWFSSVFVEPDLSQLGEGREIPMKVSLAPQARNQIETGIGVSTDLGVKGTLKWKKPWVNEKGHSFNSSLSISKPEQTITATYKIPLDDVLNDYYQIKYGMKNLDNRDTKSLESNLALERYWRLDNGWQRTVFIRYLVENYEQGLQDDLAQFVLPGISFSRTRTRGGSMPMWGDKQTIMVEAADDTLLSETKVVRFQGQTAWIRSIGNNHRGLTRLQFGGNFADEFEKLSPSLRFFAGGDNSIRGYGYESISPRDESGALTGAKYMATSSFEYQYRLVGNWWGAAFYDIGDAFNDKPEWKHGTGVGVRWASPVGPVSLDFAWGLDAKKGDEFQLHFSLGPEL